From the genome of Winogradskyella forsetii, one region includes:
- a CDS encoding TatD family hydrolase codes for MIITDTHTHLYSEAFDEDRAEMIQRAIETDVTRFFIPAIDSTYTASMLQLEKEFPEYVFLMAGLHPTSVKENYKDELAHVEGQLAKRKFYAIGEIGIDLYWDKSTLDIQIEAFRHQIKLAKQYKLPIVIHCREAFDEIFKVLEEEQSDDLFGIFHCFTGTLEQAQQAISYQMKLGIGGVVTFKNGKIDQFMNQIDLKHIVLETDSPYLAPKPYRGKRNESSYIYKVLEKLSELYVKSPEEIASITTENSKAIFGI; via the coding sequence ATGATAATTACTGATACACACACGCACTTATATAGTGAAGCCTTTGACGAAGACAGAGCAGAAATGATACAACGTGCCATTGAAACTGATGTGACGCGTTTTTTTATTCCTGCAATAGATTCCACTTATACAGCATCAATGCTTCAACTTGAAAAAGAATTTCCGGAGTATGTATTTTTAATGGCGGGTTTACATCCAACTTCAGTCAAAGAAAATTATAAAGATGAGTTAGCGCATGTTGAAGGGCAATTAGCAAAAAGAAAATTTTATGCCATTGGCGAAATTGGTATCGATCTATATTGGGATAAATCCACTTTAGATATCCAGATTGAAGCTTTCAGGCATCAAATCAAACTAGCAAAACAGTACAAATTACCTATAGTGATTCATTGTAGGGAAGCTTTTGATGAAATATTTAAAGTTTTAGAAGAAGAACAATCCGATGATTTATTCGGTATTTTTCACTGCTTTACAGGAACGCTTGAACAAGCACAACAGGCGATTTCATACCAAATGAAATTGGGTATAGGAGGCGTGGTGACGTTTAAAAATGGTAAAATAGACCAATTTATGAATCAAATAGATCTGAAACATATCGTTTTGGAGACCGATTCGCCCTATTTAGCACCAAAACCATACCGAGGAAAACGAAATGAAAGTTCTTATATATATAAGGTGTTGGAAAAATTATCGGAGCTTTATGTTAAAAGCCCAGAGGAAATCGCTAGTATTACTACAGAAAATTCTAAAGCTATATTCGGAATTTAA
- a CDS encoding retropepsin-like aspartic protease, with the protein MDTLKDFLEAKGYSKVKLKFTKTNHFEIKASINSIKGRFILDTGASNSCVGFEAIERFNLKVKDSEIKAVGAGASDMLTQISNSNAIKVGKWKKNRVPLILFNLSHVNNGLINHNAEPVDGIIGADVLKKGKAIIDYEKKYLYLKL; encoded by the coding sequence ATGGACACATTAAAAGACTTCCTCGAAGCTAAAGGGTATTCTAAAGTGAAATTGAAATTTACCAAAACCAATCATTTTGAAATCAAAGCCTCAATTAATAGTATTAAAGGCCGTTTCATTCTAGATACAGGCGCTTCAAATAGTTGTGTGGGTTTTGAAGCCATTGAGCGTTTCAACCTTAAGGTAAAAGATTCTGAAATTAAAGCTGTTGGTGCTGGTGCGTCTGATATGCTGACTCAAATTTCTAATTCCAATGCTATTAAAGTCGGAAAATGGAAGAAAAACCGTGTGCCTTTAATATTGTTCAACCTTTCTCATGTCAATAATGGCTTAATAAACCATAATGCAGAACCAGTTGATGGTATTATAGGCGCGGATGTCTTAAAAAAAGGCAAAGCTATCATTGATTACGAGAAAAAATACCTGTATTTAAAACTATAA
- a CDS encoding response regulator, translating to MNPTIIIADDHPLVLKGLQDFLIEKDFNILASAKNGKEALALIKAHTPDIAILDIKMPFLSGLQIASKCKAAKISTKIVLITFEKDEKTYNEAKALGVYGYILKEFALEEIENCIASVQANKAYFSPDLLKFIELQELPEHFDKLTSHEKNIVKLISNNKTGVEIAEVLSISTRTVEKHKSNIIKKLKLESKQNSLLIWAKENSEFINS from the coding sequence ATGAACCCAACCATCATCATCGCAGACGACCATCCCCTTGTGCTCAAAGGTCTGCAAGATTTTTTAATAGAAAAGGATTTTAATATTTTAGCGAGTGCCAAAAACGGAAAAGAAGCTTTAGCTTTAATAAAAGCACACACACCAGATATTGCAATTTTAGATATAAAAATGCCTTTTTTATCTGGACTACAAATTGCTTCCAAATGTAAAGCAGCTAAGATTTCAACTAAAATTGTATTGATAACGTTCGAAAAAGACGAAAAAACATATAATGAAGCCAAAGCTTTAGGTGTTTATGGTTATATCTTAAAAGAATTCGCATTAGAAGAAATTGAAAATTGTATAGCCTCTGTCCAAGCTAATAAGGCTTATTTTAGTCCAGATTTATTAAAATTTATTGAGCTACAAGAGCTTCCAGAACATTTTGACAAATTAACGAGTCACGAAAAAAACATTGTAAAGTTAATCTCAAATAACAAAACAGGTGTTGAAATAGCAGAGGTACTTTCCATATCTACCAGAACCGTAGAGAAGCACAAAAGTAATATTATAAAGAAGTTAAAATTAGAAAGTAAACAAAACAGTCTCCTTATTTGGGCCAAGGAAAATTCAGAATTCATAAACTCTTAA
- the odhB gene encoding 2-oxoglutarate dehydrogenase complex dihydrolipoyllysine-residue succinyltransferase: MILEMKVPSPGESITEVEIAEWLVQDGDYVEKDQAIAEVDSDKATLELPAEASGTITLKAEEGDAVEVGAVVCLIDTSAAKPEGKDDAPSTYEGGDEGGNSENVADNLKKEQEQAPNTGEKAPNPAEKTYASGAASPAAKKILAEKDMDASTIKGTGKDGRITKDDAVKAVPSMGTPTGGNRGSTSSKMSMLRRKVAERLVEAKNTTAMLTTFNEVNMTPIFELRKQYKEDFKAKHGVSLGFMSFFSLAVVRALKMYPAVNSMIDGKEMLTYDFVDISIAVSGPKGLMVPVIRNAENLSFRGIESEVKRLAIRAREGQITVDEMTGGTFTITNGGVFGSMLSTPIINPPQSGILGMHNIIERPIAVDGKVEIHPMMYVALSYDHRIIDGKESVGFLVAIKEALESPEELLMDNNVMKALEL, from the coding sequence ATGATTTTAGAAATGAAAGTGCCTTCGCCAGGCGAGTCAATTACTGAGGTAGAAATAGCAGAATGGTTAGTGCAAGATGGTGATTACGTAGAAAAAGACCAAGCCATTGCGGAAGTAGATAGTGATAAAGCAACTTTAGAGCTGCCTGCAGAAGCAAGTGGAACAATTACGTTGAAAGCAGAAGAAGGCGATGCTGTTGAAGTAGGCGCGGTTGTATGCTTAATTGATACCAGCGCTGCAAAACCAGAAGGAAAAGATGACGCTCCATCAACTTACGAAGGAGGAGATGAAGGCGGAAATTCAGAAAACGTCGCGGATAACTTAAAGAAAGAACAAGAGCAGGCGCCAAATACAGGTGAAAAAGCGCCTAATCCTGCTGAGAAAACCTATGCTTCAGGTGCTGCGAGTCCTGCTGCGAAAAAGATTCTTGCTGAGAAAGATATGGATGCCTCAACCATTAAGGGAACAGGTAAAGATGGCAGAATCACAAAAGATGATGCTGTAAAAGCGGTACCATCCATGGGAACTCCAACTGGTGGTAACAGAGGCAGTACAAGTAGTAAAATGTCCATGTTGCGTCGTAAAGTAGCTGAACGTTTAGTTGAAGCTAAGAATACGACAGCGATGTTAACCACTTTTAATGAGGTTAATATGACACCTATTTTTGAATTACGTAAGCAATACAAAGAAGATTTTAAAGCTAAGCATGGCGTAAGTCTTGGATTTATGAGTTTCTTTTCTTTAGCTGTTGTGCGTGCACTGAAAATGTATCCAGCTGTGAACTCAATGATAGACGGAAAGGAAATGCTGACTTACGATTTTGTTGATATTAGTATTGCAGTTTCTGGTCCAAAAGGATTAATGGTGCCAGTGATTAGAAATGCAGAAAACCTATCGTTTAGAGGTATTGAATCTGAAGTAAAACGTTTGGCCATTAGAGCCAGAGAAGGTCAGATTACTGTAGATGAAATGACAGGTGGTACGTTTACCATTACCAATGGAGGCGTATTTGGTAGTATGTTATCCACTCCAATCATTAATCCACCGCAAAGTGGTATTTTAGGAATGCATAATATTATTGAGCGACCGATAGCTGTAGATGGTAAGGTTGAAATCCACCCAATGATGTATGTGGCTTTGTCTTACGATCATAGAATTATTGACGGCAAAGAATCTGTTGGATTCTTAGTCGCTATAAAAGAAGCTTTAGAAAGTCCGGAAGAATTGTTGATGGATAATAATGTGATGAAGGCTTTAGAATTATAA
- a CDS encoding 2-oxoglutarate dehydrogenase E1 component, whose product MDKYSFLNAAHTAYFADLYDQYLKNPDSVEPSWRAFFQGYDFGSENYGLDGEIVEGVSAQIPEQVQKEFQVLKLIDGYRSRGHLFTKTNPVRARRKYAPTLEIENFGLSKNDLQTVFSAGEVLGLGSSATLQNIIDHLEKIYCESIGIEYMYIRQPEEIDWIQNKLNVNDNHAKFTDEGKKKILRKLNEAVSFENFLHTKYVGQKRFSLEGGEALIPALDALIENAAEHGVKEFVMGMAHRGRLSTLTNIFGKSAKDIFSEFDGKDYEQEVFDGDVKYHLGWTSDRVTDNGKKININIAPNPSHLETVGAVVEGITRAKQDDKYPDNPSQVLPIVVHGDAAIAGQGIVYEVVQMAKLEGYKTNGTIHIVVNNQIGFTTNYLDARSSTYCTDVGKVTLSPVLHVNADDAEAVVHATLFALHFRMKFKRDVFIDMLGYRKYGHNEGDEPKFTQPLLYKAIAKHSNPRDIYAERLLKEGVIDKGFVSKIEKEYKDKLEEKLEDSRKVEKTEITPFMQNEWVNFKTAEEDKMMKPVDTTYPKAKLEKITKAISNLPEDKKFIRKIQRLVESRQTMFDEDKLDWAMAEHLAYGSILLEGNDVRMSGQDVERGTFSHRHGVVKVEDSEEEIVLHNHISDKQGRFFIYNSLLSEYGVVGFDYGYAMASPITLTIWEAQFGDFSNGAQIMLDQYISAAEDKWKLQNGLVMLLPHGYEGQGAEHSSARMERYLQLCAKDNMFVADCTTPANMFHLLRRQMKADYRKPLIVFTPKSLLRHPKVVSTVEEFANGSFQMLIDDANAKVDKVKTLVFLTGKFYYDLLEEQEKLGRDDVALVRIEQLFPLPAEDIRAVIKKYKNADDIVWAQEEPRNMGAYSYLLLNLDEAKQFRAASRRPYGAPAAGSSVRSKMRHQQVIDYVFDKTKNNQR is encoded by the coding sequence ATGGATAAATATTCCTTTCTCAACGCAGCACATACAGCATACTTTGCTGATTTATATGACCAATACCTCAAAAACCCAGATTCTGTAGAGCCAAGCTGGCGTGCCTTTTTTCAAGGTTACGATTTTGGATCAGAAAATTATGGTTTAGACGGTGAAATTGTTGAAGGTGTTTCTGCACAGATACCAGAACAGGTTCAAAAAGAATTTCAGGTTTTAAAACTTATTGATGGTTACAGAAGTAGAGGGCATTTGTTTACAAAAACAAATCCAGTTAGGGCACGACGTAAATATGCGCCGACTTTAGAAATCGAAAACTTCGGACTTTCAAAAAATGATTTGCAAACCGTTTTCTCGGCTGGTGAAGTTCTTGGGTTGGGTTCTTCAGCTACTTTGCAAAATATTATAGACCATTTAGAAAAAATATATTGCGAGTCTATTGGTATAGAGTACATGTACATTAGACAGCCGGAAGAAATTGATTGGATTCAAAATAAACTTAATGTTAATGACAATCATGCAAAGTTTACTGACGAGGGAAAGAAAAAAATCTTAAGAAAATTAAATGAAGCGGTTTCTTTCGAAAACTTTTTACATACTAAATATGTAGGTCAAAAACGATTTTCTCTTGAAGGAGGAGAGGCGTTGATTCCTGCCTTAGATGCTTTGATTGAAAATGCTGCAGAACATGGTGTGAAAGAATTTGTCATGGGAATGGCACATCGTGGTCGCCTTAGTACATTGACTAACATCTTTGGCAAGTCAGCAAAAGATATTTTTAGCGAATTTGATGGTAAGGATTATGAGCAAGAAGTATTTGATGGTGATGTAAAATACCATTTAGGTTGGACCAGCGATCGTGTAACTGACAATGGTAAAAAAATAAATATAAATATCGCTCCAAATCCTTCGCATTTAGAAACAGTTGGTGCCGTTGTAGAAGGTATTACAAGAGCGAAGCAAGACGATAAATATCCAGATAATCCATCGCAAGTATTGCCTATTGTTGTGCATGGCGATGCTGCTATTGCAGGCCAGGGAATAGTTTATGAAGTTGTACAAATGGCAAAATTGGAGGGTTATAAAACCAACGGAACCATTCATATCGTGGTGAATAACCAGATTGGCTTTACGACTAATTATCTAGATGCACGTTCTAGTACATATTGCACCGATGTTGGTAAAGTAACATTGTCTCCCGTTTTGCATGTAAATGCAGACGATGCCGAAGCCGTAGTGCATGCTACATTATTTGCATTGCATTTTAGAATGAAATTTAAGCGCGATGTATTCATTGATATGCTAGGCTATAGAAAATATGGGCATAATGAAGGGGATGAGCCTAAATTTACGCAACCGTTGTTGTACAAAGCTATTGCAAAACATAGTAACCCAAGGGATATATATGCAGAGCGCTTATTGAAAGAAGGCGTTATTGATAAAGGTTTTGTCTCTAAAATTGAAAAAGAATACAAGGATAAACTTGAAGAAAAACTTGAGGATTCACGTAAGGTAGAGAAAACGGAAATCACACCATTTATGCAAAATGAATGGGTAAACTTTAAGACGGCAGAAGAGGATAAAATGATGAAGCCTGTCGACACAACTTATCCTAAAGCTAAGCTGGAAAAAATCACAAAGGCCATTTCTAATCTTCCAGAGGACAAAAAATTTATAAGAAAGATTCAACGTTTAGTGGAGTCGAGGCAAACGATGTTTGATGAAGATAAATTGGATTGGGCCATGGCAGAGCATTTGGCTTATGGTTCAATTTTATTAGAAGGAAATGACGTTCGTATGTCTGGGCAAGATGTTGAAAGAGGTACCTTTTCGCATCGTCATGGCGTTGTTAAAGTTGAAGATAGTGAAGAAGAAATTGTACTTCATAATCATATAAGTGATAAACAAGGTCGATTTTTTATTTATAATTCTTTGCTGTCAGAATATGGTGTCGTGGGATTTGATTACGGTTATGCCATGGCAAGCCCAATAACATTGACCATTTGGGAAGCACAGTTTGGTGATTTCAGTAATGGTGCGCAAATCATGTTGGATCAATATATTTCTGCGGCGGAAGATAAATGGAAGCTTCAGAACGGATTGGTGATGTTGTTGCCTCATGGCTACGAAGGCCAAGGCGCAGAACACTCTTCGGCACGTATGGAACGTTATTTACAACTCTGTGCAAAAGACAATATGTTTGTTGCCGACTGTACGACGCCTGCCAACATGTTTCATTTATTGAGACGACAAATGAAAGCCGATTACAGAAAACCGCTAATTGTATTCACACCAAAGAGTTTGTTACGTCATCCAAAAGTGGTTTCAACGGTTGAAGAATTCGCAAATGGAAGTTTCCAAATGCTTATTGATGATGCTAATGCCAAGGTAGATAAAGTAAAAACTTTAGTCTTTTTGACCGGTAAGTTTTATTATGATTTATTGGAAGAACAAGAAAAATTAGGTAGAGACGATGTTGCTTTGGTAAGAATTGAACAATTGTTTCCATTACCAGCAGAAGATATTAGAGCGGTTATCAAAAAATATAAAAATGCAGACGATATTGTTTGGGCTCAGGAAGAACCAAGAAATATGGGAGCTTACAGTTACTTGTTACTAAATTTAGATGAAGCCAAACAGTTTAGAGCTGCTAGCAGAAGGCCGTATGGTGCTCCAGCAGCTGGTAGTTCGGTCCGTTCAAAAATGAGGCATCAACAAGTTATAGATTACGTTTTTGATAAAACCAAAAACAACCAGAGATAA
- a CDS encoding alpha-ketoglutarate decarboxylase: MTYSNAIRIKKSIISTIFICLFITLSFSQNQSDKNTFWKNVQFGGGLGLSFGDGFFSGAISPNAIYRFNPYVATGVGLNFSYSSQKDFFKSTVLGGSVLGLINPYRELQISAEFEQLNVSRNFDERFVNNVDDNYWYPALFLGAGYTSRNVTIGIRYDVLYDRDKSIYAEAWMPFVRFWF; encoded by the coding sequence ATGACATATTCTAACGCAATTCGCATCAAAAAAAGTATTATTTCTACGATTTTCATCTGCCTTTTTATCACTTTATCATTTTCACAAAATCAATCGGATAAGAACACTTTTTGGAAAAATGTGCAATTCGGTGGAGGACTTGGCCTAAGCTTTGGAGATGGCTTTTTTAGTGGCGCTATTTCTCCTAATGCCATTTACAGATTCAATCCTTATGTAGCTACAGGAGTTGGACTCAACTTTTCGTATAGTTCACAAAAAGATTTTTTTAAATCTACTGTTTTAGGCGGAAGTGTTCTTGGTTTAATAAACCCGTATCGAGAATTACAGATCTCTGCGGAGTTTGAACAGTTAAACGTTAGCCGGAATTTTGATGAACGATTTGTAAATAATGTAGATGACAATTATTGGTATCCAGCGCTATTCTTAGGAGCGGGATACACGAGTAGAAATGTGACGATTGGAATTAGATATGACGTATTGTATGATAGAGACAAAAGTATTTATGCTGAAGCTTGGATGCCTTTTGTGCGGTTTTGGTTTTAA
- a CDS encoding polyprenyl synthetase family protein — MQHIEHYQKSFLSYLEGFTINKEPENLYRPINYILELGGKRLRPILTLMTAEVFGGQAEKAMDAALSIEVFHNFSLVHDDIMDDAPLRRGAETVHEKWNLNTGILSGDAMLIMAYQLFENYEAKTFQDLAKLFSKTALEVCEGQQYDIDFETRDDVTISEYLKMIEYKTAVLVGAAIKMGAIVAKASDEDQNSIYEFGRLLGIAFQLQDDYLDAFGNPETFGKQVGGDIIENKKTYLYLKTLELGSNEDRLNLRTFMSNSELPNANKVEKVRELFTNSGAAEATQNAVKDYTNKAFEVLEAIDIPDDKKQSLRLFGEQLMNRRV, encoded by the coding sequence ATGCAACATATTGAACACTACCAAAAATCTTTTCTGAGCTATTTAGAAGGGTTTACTATAAATAAAGAACCCGAAAATCTATACCGTCCCATTAATTATATTCTGGAATTAGGTGGAAAACGCTTAAGACCGATTTTAACGTTGATGACGGCTGAGGTCTTTGGTGGACAAGCTGAAAAAGCCATGGACGCTGCTCTATCTATTGAGGTGTTCCATAATTTTTCGTTGGTACACGATGATATTATGGATGATGCTCCACTGCGCAGAGGTGCGGAAACCGTTCATGAAAAATGGAATTTGAATACAGGCATTCTTTCAGGCGATGCCATGTTGATTATGGCCTACCAACTGTTTGAGAATTATGAGGCTAAAACATTTCAGGATTTAGCAAAACTATTCAGTAAAACCGCTTTAGAGGTTTGTGAAGGTCAGCAGTATGATATTGATTTTGAAACACGTGATGATGTTACGATTTCTGAATATCTTAAAATGATTGAATATAAAACAGCAGTTCTGGTTGGTGCTGCCATTAAAATGGGTGCGATTGTCGCAAAGGCTTCGGATGAAGACCAAAATTCTATTTATGAATTCGGACGACTTTTAGGAATTGCTTTCCAATTACAAGACGATTATTTGGATGCTTTTGGAAATCCTGAAACTTTTGGAAAGCAAGTAGGTGGCGATATTATTGAAAACAAGAAAACGTATTTATATTTAAAGACTTTGGAATTAGGTTCTAATGAAGACCGCTTGAATTTAAGGACTTTTATGTCTAATTCAGAGCTTCCCAATGCCAATAAAGTAGAAAAGGTAAGGGAATTATTTACAAATTCTGGGGCTGCAGAAGCCACTCAAAATGCGGTAAAAGATTATACCAACAAAGCCTTTGAAGTATTAGAAGCTATAGATATACCTGATGATAAAAAACAATCCCTCAGATTATTTGGCGAGCAATTAATGAACAGACGTGTTTGA
- a CDS encoding TetR/AcrR family transcriptional regulator, with translation MKDKIILKSTDLFLNLGFKSVTMDDIANEMGISKKTIYQHFQNKTKLVEATALHVFDNISCGIDGICELEKNPIEEIYEIKKFVMHNLKDEKSSPQYQLQKYYPKIYATLKTKQFEKMLGCVTQNLERGVAQGLYRDSIEIDFVARLYFNSMVSLKDQDIFPREKFPMLMLMNNYLEYHLRGICSKKGLETLTQLHTNLN, from the coding sequence ATGAAAGATAAAATTATATTAAAATCCACAGATTTGTTCTTAAACCTAGGCTTTAAGAGCGTAACTATGGATGATATTGCTAATGAAATGGGTATTTCCAAAAAAACCATTTATCAGCATTTTCAGAATAAAACCAAATTAGTTGAAGCAACTGCCTTGCATGTTTTTGACAATATCTCTTGTGGTATTGATGGGATTTGCGAATTAGAGAAAAACCCGATTGAAGAAATTTATGAAATAAAAAAGTTTGTGATGCATAATCTAAAAGACGAGAAATCCTCGCCTCAATACCAGCTTCAAAAATATTATCCGAAGATTTATGCCACGCTAAAAACGAAGCAATTTGAAAAGATGCTAGGCTGTGTAACTCAAAATTTAGAACGTGGTGTCGCCCAAGGACTCTATAGGGATTCCATAGAAATTGATTTTGTAGCACGTCTCTATTTTAACAGTATGGTGTCCTTAAAAGACCAAGATATTTTTCCTCGCGAAAAATTTCCCATGCTAATGCTTATGAACAACTATTTAGAATACCATTTAAGAGGTATTTGCTCTAAAAAAGGACTAGAAACACTAACACAATTACATACCAACCTTAATTAA
- a CDS encoding TolC family protein → MKKTFVFILGFIVFQTGFSQETPTSLSLQEAIDYALKYNRTAINAARDIDAAEQQKWETTASGLPQISASIDYQNFLKQQVQVIPAEFFGGQPGEFTEVVFGTKQNMTAFATLNQKIFDGSYLVGLQSAKVFLEISKNAKVKTDWEVRKAVIEAYGNVLLAEESIQIFQRNIEVLEKNLFETLKIYENGLGEEESVEQLQITLSGVQSNLNNVERLKTLAYQMLNINLGLDVYNDLVLTDNLETLTADNISLAILEVENNPESTIDYLIAQNDTKAKELMVKLEKSKALPTLNAFINGGYSGFSDEFTFADRSQDWFGSSLFGVSLDIPIFSSGMRSASTQRAKINLEKAQTELTETEQRIKLQIASAKSDYQFAIEDYENKKENLALAERIETKNQTKFFEGIGSSFELRQAQTQLYTAQQELLQAMLDVINKKAALETALNTITLN, encoded by the coding sequence ATGAAAAAAACATTCGTATTCATACTAGGTTTCATTGTTTTTCAAACAGGGTTTTCGCAAGAAACACCCACAAGTTTGTCACTACAAGAAGCTATAGATTATGCACTAAAGTACAACCGAACTGCAATCAATGCAGCACGCGATATAGATGCTGCAGAACAACAGAAATGGGAAACTACAGCAAGTGGATTGCCTCAAATAAGTGCAAGTATAGATTATCAAAACTTTTTAAAACAGCAAGTTCAAGTAATTCCCGCAGAGTTCTTTGGAGGACAACCTGGTGAATTTACAGAAGTAGTCTTTGGCACCAAACAAAATATGACGGCTTTCGCCACTTTAAACCAAAAAATATTTGATGGTTCTTATTTAGTAGGCCTTCAATCTGCTAAAGTGTTTTTAGAAATCTCCAAAAATGCTAAAGTTAAAACGGATTGGGAAGTAAGAAAAGCGGTTATCGAAGCTTACGGTAACGTCTTGTTAGCCGAAGAAAGCATCCAAATTTTTCAAAGGAATATTGAAGTATTGGAAAAGAATCTGTTCGAAACACTGAAAATTTATGAGAACGGTTTGGGCGAAGAAGAAAGTGTGGAGCAATTACAAATCACGCTTTCTGGAGTGCAAAGCAACCTGAACAATGTGGAGCGCTTAAAAACCTTAGCCTACCAAATGCTCAATATAAATTTGGGGTTAGATGTTTACAATGATTTGGTTCTAACGGACAATCTAGAAACCTTGACTGCCGATAACATTTCATTAGCTATTCTGGAGGTAGAAAACAATCCAGAAAGCACCATTGATTACCTAATTGCCCAGAACGACACCAAAGCGAAAGAGTTAATGGTTAAACTGGAAAAAAGTAAAGCCTTGCCAACGCTTAATGCATTTATAAACGGCGGCTATTCCGGTTTTAGCGATGAGTTTACATTTGCTGACAGAAGTCAGGATTGGTTTGGCTCATCATTATTTGGTGTAAGCCTCGATATCCCAATATTTAGTTCAGGAATGCGAAGCGCTTCGACCCAACGTGCAAAAATCAATCTTGAAAAAGCGCAAACCGAATTAACAGAAACTGAACAACGCATCAAACTTCAAATTGCTTCAGCCAAAAGCGATTACCAATTCGCCATTGAGGATTATGAAAACAAAAAAGAAAATTTAGCATTGGCTGAGCGCATTGAAACAAAAAATCAAACCAAATTTTTTGAAGGCATCGGTTCTAGTTTCGAGTTGCGACAAGCTCAAACCCAATTATACACAGCACAACAAGAATTACTTCAAGCGATGCTTGATGTTATTAATAAAAAAGCAGCTTTAGAAACGGCATTAAATACCATAACATTAAACTAA
- a CDS encoding efflux RND transporter periplasmic adaptor subunit, with translation MKNIYSIFIITLLLTSCGGGQKNSTENVLESNSLETIRKKRGELVNEQEALNEQIKMLDEKIKTLDTTKHVPLITTFTAKTEKFEHVLELQGNVTTKNLLTITPEYNGILTHVYVKEGQKVRKGQVLAKIDDGGLSQQIAQLKIQSDLAKTTYERQKRLWDQNIGSEIQFLQAKSTYESQQEAVNQLQQQIAKTTVKAPFSGTIDDVITEQGSVVAAGQTPLMRIVNLDDMYIEVEVPESYVSNVVKGKKVQVELPVLGKTIDTEIRQVSDFINPANRTFTAEIEVPNKDKDIKPNLTARLKINDYTSENAILIPQSVISENAEGEQYVYVVSNKNAENAGTAKRVIIGTGKTQGDIIEVTNNLEQGAEIIKEGARSVKDGQSVEVIKYKEAGNE, from the coding sequence ATGAAAAACATATATTCAATATTTATTATCACCTTACTTTTGACCTCTTGTGGAGGCGGACAGAAAAATTCCACAGAGAATGTGTTAGAAAGTAATAGTTTAGAAACCATAAGAAAAAAACGTGGCGAATTGGTCAATGAACAAGAAGCCCTGAACGAGCAAATAAAAATGCTCGATGAGAAAATTAAAACCTTAGATACTACCAAACACGTACCATTAATAACCACATTTACAGCTAAAACTGAAAAATTTGAACACGTTTTAGAGCTTCAAGGAAATGTGACCACAAAAAATCTATTAACTATTACACCTGAGTATAATGGTATTTTAACTCATGTTTATGTAAAAGAAGGTCAAAAAGTAAGAAAAGGGCAAGTGCTTGCCAAAATTGATGATGGTGGTTTAAGTCAGCAAATAGCTCAATTAAAAATTCAATCTGATTTAGCAAAAACGACTTATGAGCGTCAAAAACGTCTTTGGGATCAAAACATTGGGAGTGAAATTCAATTTTTACAGGCCAAATCAACCTATGAGTCGCAACAGGAAGCTGTTAATCAATTACAACAACAAATAGCCAAAACTACAGTGAAAGCTCCTTTTTCCGGTACTATCGACGATGTCATTACGGAACAGGGAAGCGTGGTAGCTGCAGGACAAACACCACTGATGCGTATTGTTAACCTTGATGATATGTATATTGAAGTTGAAGTACCTGAAAGCTATGTGTCTAATGTTGTAAAAGGTAAAAAAGTACAAGTAGAACTTCCTGTATTAGGAAAAACTATTGATACAGAAATTCGACAAGTGAGTGATTTTATTAATCCTGCCAATCGAACCTTTACAGCTGAGATTGAAGTGCCTAATAAAGACAAGGACATCAAACCCAACCTTACAGCACGCTTAAAAATTAACGATTACACTAGTGAGAATGCGATTTTAATTCCGCAGAGTGTCATTTCAGAAAATGCTGAAGGTGAGCAATATGTCTATGTAGTTTCCAATAAAAATGCCGAAAATGCCGGTACGGCAAAACGTGTCATTATTGGAACAGGCAAAACGCAAGGCGATATTATAGAAGTCACAAACAATCTGGAACAAGGTGCCGAAATCATTAAAGAAGGTGCAAGAAGTGTAAAAGATGGACAATCCGTAGAAGTTATCAAATATAAAGAAGCAGGTAATGAGTAA